The following is a genomic window from Dermatophilaceae bacterium Soc4.6.
GCGCTGGCTGAGCCAGCGGTTGTCGCACCGGCTCGGCGCGGGCGCGCGCGGCACCGACGGGGTCTGCGCGGGCGTCGACTTCCGCAGCCCACGCTCCCTGGTGGCAACTCTGACCGGGACCGAGCGCTCCGACCCGTGGGACCCCGAGCGGCTCGTGTGGCCGGTGCTCGCCGCGATCGACGCCTCTCTCGGTGAGCCGTGGTGCCGGGCCCTGGCCTCGCACCTCGGTGAGGGACGGCAGGGTCAGGAGCGCGACCTGCGCCGTGGCCGTCGCTGGTCCGTGGCCCGTCGGCTGGCCGGCCTCCTCGCCGCCTACGCCGTGCAGCGGCCGACGCTGCTGCAGGGGTGGAGCGAGGGACGCGACGACGACGGCGCCGGCGCCCACCTGCCCGACGACCTGCGCTGGCAGGCCCCGCTCTGGCGGGCGGTGCAGGCCCGGGTCGAGGCACCTGCCCCGCACGAGCGCCACGTGCGCACGATCGCCGCGATCGTCGGGGGGAGCCCGCTCGACCTGCCGCACCGGCTCTCGCTCTTCGGCCACACGCGGCTGCCGGTCAGCGAGGTCGAGCTGCTGCGCGCCGTCGGTGAGGTGCGCGAGGTCCACCTCTGGCTGCCGACACCCTCGCCGGCCCTCTGGGAGCGGCTCGGGCCGCACGTGGCGTCGGGCGCCGTCGCGCGCACCGCCGACGAGTCGGCGGTGCTGGTGTCGCACCCGTTGCTTTCGTCGCTCGGGCGCGACACCCGAGAGCTGCGGCGCTCGCTCTCCGTCGTCGAGGGGGGAGGCGGGGTCGGCGGGGGAGGGGTCTCGACGACCGTGCTCGAGCCGTCGTCGTCGCCGGACACCCTCCTCGGATGGCTCCAGGACGACCTGCGGCACGACCGCGAGCCCTCGTCCACGACCCGGTCGGACCGGGTCGTCGTCGCTGGCGACCGGTCGGTCCAGGTGCACGCCGCCCATGGCACGGCGCGCCAGGTCGAGGTGCTGCGCGACGTGCTCGTCGGCCTGCTCGCCGACGACCCGACGCTCGAGCCGCGAGACATCGTCGTCATGTGCCCCGACATCGACACCTACGCCCCGCTCTTCCACGCCGCCTTCGGTCTCGCAGGGGTGCTCGAGCCCGGCGAAGGGGGTCACCCGGCCCACCGGCTGCGGCTGAGGCTCGCCGACCGGGGCACGGCGCTGACCAATCCCTTCCTCGCCCTCGCGGCGGCCGTGCTCGACCTCGCGGCCGGGCGAGCCACCCTCAGCGGGGTCCTCGCCCTCGCCGGGAGCGCCCCGGTGCGCCATCGGTGGGCCCTCGGTGACGACGACCTCGACACGCTGGCCTCGTGGGCCGCTGACTCGGGGGTGCGGTGGGGGCTCACCGCCGCGCTGCGCAGCGACTACGGGCTGTCCACCGTCGGCGACAACACCTGGCGCGCGGGCACCGACCGGCTGCTCACCGGTGTCGCGGTCGCCGAGAGCGGCTCCCTCGTCGCGGGGGTGCTGCCACTCGACGACGTCTCGAGCGCCCAGGTCGAGCTGGTCGGCCGGGCCGCCGAGCTGGTGGACCGCGTCGAGGCCGCCGTCGAGCAGCTGCGCGCGTCCACGGGTCTCGGCGAGTGGCTCGAGGTCCTGCGCGAGGGGGTCCTCGGCCTGGGCTCCGCCGCACCTCAGGATGCCTGGCAGGTCGCGCAGTTCGAGCGCGAGCTGAGCGCGGTGCTCGACGCCGGCACCGGTGGGCCGGGGGCCGACGAGCCGCAGCTGGCCCTCAGCGACCTCCGGGCCCTGCTCGACGACCGGACCGGCGCCCGCCCCACCCGGGCGAGCTTCCGCACGGGGTCCCTCACGGTCTGCACCATGGTGCCGATGCGTTCGGTGCCGCATCGCGTCGTCGCCCTCGTCGGTCTCGACGACGGGTTCTTCCCCCGCGCGACGGGCACGGACGGCGACGACGTGCTGGCCCGCTCACCGTTGACCGGTGAGCGCGACGCCCGCAGCGAGGACCGGCAGCTCATGCTCGACGCCGTCCTCGCCGCCACCGAGGCGCTCGTCGTCACCTACTCCGGAGCCGATGAGGTCAGCGGCCAACCGCGGCCGCCCGCCGTGCCGCTCGGTGAGCTGCTCGACGCCCTCGACACGACCGCGACCACGCCGGACGGCGTGGCCGTGCAGCAGAGGGTCGTCGTGCACCATCCCCTGCAGCCCTACGACCCCCGCGCCCTGACCCCCGGCGGCCTCGTCGGCTCCGCACCCTTCACCTTCGACCGGGCCGCGCTCGCCGGCGCCGAGGTCAGCGCCGTCCTCGCCGCCCAGCAGGCCGGCACGCCCTCGGGCGAGCGTCGAGCGCGCAGGGGCCTGCTCGACCACCGGCTGCCCCCACTGCTCGAGCAGGACGTCACCCTCTCCGACCTGCAGGACGTGCTCGCCCACCCGGCCAGGGCGTTCCTGCGCCAGCGCCTCGACATCGCTGTTCCCCGCGAGGACCACGAGCCCTCGGACGCGATCCCCCTCGAGCTCGACAGCCTGCAGAAGTGGGCGGTGGGCGACCGTCTGCTGAAGCGGCTGCTCGACGGGGCCGACCCCGGCTCGGTCTTCGACGCCGAGCAGCGACGGGGTCAGCTCCCCCCGGGCGACCTGTCCGAGGCTCTCTTCATGGAGGTCGCGGGCCGGTCGGCCGCACTGGCGCAGGGCACCGCCGACATCCGGCTCACCCCATCGCGCAGCCTCGACATCGACGTGACCCTGCCCGACGGGCGACGGCTCACCGGTGTCGTCGCCGGTGCCCGTGGCCACCGCCTCGTGCGGGTCCACTACTCGGCGCTGGCCGCGAAGCACCGACTGGCCTCCTGGCTCGACCTGCTGGCCGTCGCGGTCACCCATCCCGAGCAGCCGTGGACCGTCGCCACCGTCGGGTGGCGCGGAGGGCGGGACCAACGCCCCCAGGCCAGCGAGCTGCGCGCGCCGCAGGACGCCCTCGACGTGCTGGTCGAGCTGGTCGACCTGCGTGACCGCGCGATGCGAGAGCCGCTGCCGATGGCCGTCAAGACCTCCGCGGCCTGGGCCGAGGCCGCCGTCAGACGGCGTCCCGCGGAGTACGGCGCCAGGCGAGAGTGGGAGACCGCGGCTGACGCGATGGTGCCGGGCGAGCAGGACGACGCGGCGCACGTGCTCGTGCACGGGTCACGCTTGCCCTTCGACGACGTCAAGAACGCCGGGGCCGGGGCCGCCGGTCTCGACGAGCGATGGAACGACCAGCCCTCACGACTCGGACGTCTCGCCGTCCGCCTGTGGGAGCCCCTGCTGCGGCACGAGCGGACGTGGTTGCTGTGACGGCCCACCCTCCGCTCGACCTGCCGACCTTCGACATCACCGACGGCCTGCCCACCACGGGCACGACGCTGCTCGAGGCCAGTGCCGGCACCGGCAAGACGTGGACGATCGCCTCGCTCGTCACCCGCTACGTCGCCGACGGGCACTGCCTGCTCGGGCAGATGCTCGTCGTCACCTTCGGTCGGGCGGCCAGCCAGGAGCTGCGCCAGCGGGTGCGCGAGCAGCTCGTCGAGGCCTCGCGGGTGCTGTCCGCGCCCGACCGGCGAGCGCTGTTGCCCGAGGCCCTGCCCCGCGGCATACGGCCGCTGCTGCCTGTCCTGCTCGAGGGTGACGACGAGCAGCTCGACCTGCGGCTGCGCCGTCTGCGCACCGCGCTGGCCGACGTCGACTCCGCCACGATCGCCACGACCCACCAGTTCTGCCACCAGGTGCTCGACGGGCTCGGCATCGCCGGCGACACCGATGCGCATGCCCGCCTGGTCGACGATCTCGACGACCTGCTCGTGGAGGTGGTCGACGACCTCGTCCTCGCCGACCACACGGCGGGTCCCGGTCGTGCTGCGGGTGAACCGGCGGGGGCCCGGTCGCTCACGAGGGGGGAGGCGCTCACCCTCGCCCGTGAGGTCGTCAGCGACCCGCAGGCCCGGCTCGAGCCCGCGCAGGCCGACCCGGCGACCCCCGTCGGAGCGCGCGTCGCGTTCGCCCGGCGGGTGCGCGCCGAGATCGACCGCCGCAAGCGACGGCTCGGGGTGCTCGGCTACGACGACCTGCTCAGCCAGCTTGCCGACGCGCTCGCCGACGAGCAGGCCCCGGCCCGGCAGCGGATGCGCGAGCGATGGCACGTGGTGCTCGTCGACGAGTTCCAGGACACCGACCCGGTGCAGTGGCAGGTGCTCGACCGGGCCTTCAGCGGCCACGCGACGATGGTGCTGATCGGTGACCCGAAGCAGGCGGTCTACGCCTTCCGCGGTGGCGACATCGTCACCTACCTCGCGGCCGCCGACACGGCCTCGCAGTCGCGCACGCTCGGCACCAACCAGCGCAGCGACGCGGCCCTCCTCTCCGGCCTACAGACCGTGCTCAGGGGTGCCGCGCTCGGCGACGGGCGGATCGTGGTCCGCGAGGTCTCCGCCGCCCACGGCGAGAGCCGTCTGCGGGGGGCCCCGTCCGCCGCTCCCTTCCGTCTGCGGATCCTCGACCGCTACTCCATGGGTCTCGACCCCGGCAAGACGGCATCGGTGGCCGAGCTGCGCGAGGAGGTCGCCAAGGACCTCGCGGCCGACGTCGCGACCCTCCTGGCCGCGGGCGCGACCTTCGACGACCGGGCGCTGCTGCCGCGCGATGTCGCGATCCTCTGCCGCACCGCCGCCCAGTGCCGGGTCGTGCAGGCGGCCCTCGAGTCGGTCGGGGTGCGGTGCGTCTACACCGGTGCCGGGTCGGTCTTCCGTCCCGACGCCACCGGTCGCCCCGCCGAGGCGGCGGCGGCCTGGCTCACCCTGCTCGAGGCGATGGAGCAGCCACACCGCAGCAACCGGGTCCGCGCCGCCGCGCTGACGCCGTTCCTCGGCCACACGGTCGACGACCTCGACGCCGAGGGGGAGCAGCTCACCGACCGGGTCGCCGACACCGTGCGTGACTGGGCCGTGCTCCTGCGGGCTCGGGGTGTGGCCGCGGTCCTCGAGGTGGCCTCGGCCCGTGGCGGCCTGGCCTCCCGCGTGCTGGCCCACCCCGGGGGCGAGCGGCTGATGACCGACCTGCGGCACGCGGGCGAAGCGCTCCACACGGCCGTTCGACGCGATGGTCTGGGTCTGCCGGGCCTCATCGGCTGGCTGCGCCAGCAGATGTCCGACGAGCACGTCGCCGTCGCCTCCGAGCGGGCCCGGCGCCTCGACTCCGACGCCTCGGCCGTGCAGGTGATGACCATCCACGTGAGCAAGGGCCTGCAGTTCCCCGTGGTCTACCTGCCGGGCCAGAGCGACCTCTATGCCGGGGGCACCCCCCGCACCCTGCGCTACCACGACGACGACGGCATCCGCTGCCTCGACGTCGGCGGCGACCCGACGCTCGACGTCGTGGAGCGGGTGCGCCGCGAAGAGCTCGCCGAGGAGCTGCGGGTCCTCTACGTCGGCCTGACACGGGCCCAGTCGCAGGTCGTCGCCTGGTGGTTCCCGAGCGCCCGCAACACCACGGCCTCGCCGCTGCACCGGGTGCTCTTCGGCCGAGGACCGGGGGAGGCGCAGGTGCCTGACCAGGCAGCCGTCCCCGACGACCGCACCGTCGTCCTGCGGGCTCGCGAGTGGCAGTCGCTGGGCGGGCCGGTCGTCGAGCCTGCGAGGCCCGGGGTGGCCCCGTCCCCACCGGCAGGGGCAGGCGGCGCGACGCTCGGTGTGCGCACCCTCCAGCGCGACATCGACCACGGGTGGACCCGCACGTCCTACACCGGGCTCACCACGGCGGCCGAGTCGGCCGGTGTGCCGGACCCGCTCGGCCCGACCAGCGAGCCCGAGAGCGTCCCGCGCGACGACGAGCCCGAGATCGTGACCAGACCGGTCGAGCACGAGGAGACGATGCGCTCGCCGATGGCCGACCTACCCGTCGGGGCGACCTTCGGCTCGCTCGTCCACGCCGTGCTCGAGCACGCGGATCCCGCAGCCACCGAGCACGGCGGTGACTGGCGGGCCGAGCTGGCCCACCACGTGCGCGAGCAGCTGGTGCGATGGCCCGTGACCCTCGACCCGGCGGTCCTCGTCGACGCCCTCGTCGCCGTCAACGACACCCCGCTGGGGCCGCTGGCGGCCACGACGCTGCGTCAGGTGAGCAGGGGCGACCGGCTGTGCGAGCTCGACTTCGAGCTCCCGCTCTCGGGTGGTGACGACCGCGACGCCGCGCATACGGCGCAGCCGGTGACGCTGCGGGACCTCGCCCCGCTGATGCGCCGGCACCTCGCCGCCGACGACCCGCTCGCGCCCTACGCCGACGTCGTCGACGACGCGGCCTACGGGCTCGACCTGCGCGGCTACCTCAACGGCTCGCTCGACCTCGTGCTGCGGGTCGGTGGGCGATACCTCGTGGCCGACTACAAGACCAACTGGCTGGGCGACCTCGACGAGGTCGGCCGGGACGCGCCCCGCCTCGATGCGCAGGACTATGCGCCCGATCGGCTGGCGACGGCGATGGGCCACTCGAGCTACCCCCTGCAGGCGCTGCTCTACGCCGTGGTCCTGCACCGCTTCCTGCGGTGGCGGGTCCGCGGCTACGACCCGGCCCACCACCTCGGTGGCGTGCTCTACCTCTACGTGCGGGGCATGTGCGGTCCGCAGACCCCCCTGGTCGACGGACACCCCTGCGGGGTGTTCTCGTGGCGTCCTCCCGTCGCGCTGGTCGAGGGGCTGTCCGACCTGCTCGACGGGGTCGCGCCGGGCCCGGACGGAGAGCTGTCGTGAGCGCCCCCGCGTCCGGGCCGGCGACCGCCGGCGACCCCTTCGACCGTCGACTCGCGCGTCGCGCCACCGGTCTGCTGCGCGCCGCGAACGAGGCCGGTGTGCTCGAGGCGTCCGACGTCCACGTCGCGGCCCGACTCGGCGAGGTGACCGGTGAGCGCCTGGAGGCGGTGCTGCTCGCCGTCGCCCTCGCGGTGCGTGCCGTCCGCCAGGGCTCGGTCTGCGTCGACCTGGGCTCGGTCGACCTCCCGGTCGCCGATCAGGCGCCGGACGCGGACTCGGGGACCGACACGACGCGCCCGGGATCGACGTCGTCCTCCAGGGGTGGCGGGCCCGTCTGGCCCGACCGTGAGGGCTGGACCGACCTCGTCGCCTCCAGTGTCGTCGTGGCCGCCGGGGCGGTCCGGGTGGACGCGGGCCTCGTCTATCTCGAGCGCTACTGGCGCGAGGAGGTGCAGGTCGACGACGACCTGAGCCGTCGCCGTGCCCTCCCGTCCCCGACGGTCGACGCCGCTCGGCTCGGCGCGGCGCTCGACGCGCACTTCCCCGTGGCCGTGTCGCCGCACGAGCCGTCCGGCTCGCCGATGGCGACCGACCCGGCTCAGCCCGGGGCCCCCGACTACCGCGAGCAGCGGGCTGCCGCCGAGCTCGCCGCCCGCCACGGCACCACCGTCATCACCGGCGGCCCCGGCACCGGCAAGACGACGACGGTCGCGCGGCTGCTCGGCACCCTGCTCGACCTCGACGGGCCCCCCGCCGGGTCCCCTGTCGGACCCGTCGACGGACCTCTCGGTGCCACCCGGCCCGGGCGGGCCCCGCGGGTGGCCCTCGCCGCTCCTACGGGCAAGGCGGCCGCCCGGATGACACAGGCGTTGCGCGACGCCGTCGCCCGCCCCGACTTCCCGGCCACCCACCGAGCCGTCCTCGACGGGCTCTCCGCCACGACCCTCCACCGGCTCCTCGGGTGGCGGCCCGGCTCGCACACCCGCTTCAGACACCACGGGGGCAACCCGCTTCCGCACGACGTGGTGGTCGTCGACGAGACGTCGATGGTCTCGCTCACCCTGATGGCTCGCCTGCTCGAGGCGCTGCGGCCACAGGCCCGTCTGGTTCTGGTCGGCGACGCCGACCAGCTCGCCTCGGTCGACGCTGGGGCCGTGCTGCACGATCTCGTCGAGGGGCTCGATGCCCTGACGAGCCTCGGGGGCGAGCCGACCGTGGCTCGGCTCGGGCGATCCCACCGCTACGGCGACGCCATCGGCGACCTCGCGCAGGCCATCCGGCACGGTGATGTCGAAGCGACCCTCGAGGCCCTCGCGGCGTCACCCGCGGCCCGTCTGGTCGAGCCCGGAGCCGCCGACGCCGAGGTGCTCGCCGGCGCGCGACAGCTCGCCCGCGCGGGGCGGGCCGGCGACCCGGTCGCAGCCCTCGTGGCCCTGGAACGGCACCGACTCCTCACAGCGCACCGGGTGGGTGAGTACGGCGTCGCGCACTGGAACCGCCGGGTCGAGCGCTGGCTGCGTGAGGAAGGCCTCGCCGGCCCGCTCGGAGCCGAGCGCACGGCCGGCGAGCCGTTCCTCGTGACGGCCAACGACTACGGCCTGGGCCTGTTCAACGGCGACACCGGCGTCGTCGTCCGCGGCGAGGACGGTCTCCTCGTCGCTCGCGTGGCTGACGGCACCCCGCAGGGGCGGGCGATGGCGGTGAGCCGTCTGGCCGAGGTCGAGACCGCGTATGCCATGACGGTGCACCGCAGCCAGGGCAGCCAGTTCGACGCGGTGACGGTGATCCTGCCGCCTGCCGACTCACCGCTGCTCACCCGCGAGCTGCTCTACACCGCGGTGACGAGGGCCCAGTCACGGGTGACGGTGGTCGGCACCCCGGAGGAGGTGCGAGCGGCGGTCGAGCGCCCGGCCCAACGGGCGAGCGGGTTGGCCCGACGCCTGGCGGGAGGCAGCCGGCTCAGCGGTCGGGAGAGCGGCTGACTACCCTGAGGGGGTGTTGTCCTGGCTCACCGTCGCGGTGCTCGTCGTGGCCGTCCTCTACGGCGTCATCGCTCTCGTCCACGTGCTGCGGGACACCGTGGTCGACGACCGTCTCCTGCTGGCGGCCGCAGCCCTCGAGGTGCTCCTGGTGGCCCAGGTCGTCGTCGGGATCGTGCAGGGCCTGAACACCACGCGCGACTTCGAGGCGCCCGTGTTCTACGCCTACCTGGGCACCCTCCCGCTCGTGCCCCCCTTCGTGACCCTCCTGGCGCTCAAGGACAAGACCCGATGGGCCATGGGCGTCGTCGCCGGCTCGGCCGTCGTGATCGCAGTCTTCCTGGCCCGGCTGACCCAGATGTGGACCCTCCATGGTTGACCCGAACCCCGCTCCCCACCCCGCTGCCTCCGGAGCCGGAGCCGGAGCCGGAGACGCCCGACCCGCGGGTCGCGGCTTCGGCATCGTCCTTGTCGCCCTCTACGCACTCTTTGCGCTCGCGGCCACGGGCAGGGCGTCGTACCAGCTGATCTCGGAGTTCTCCAAGGCCCCGGTGGCCTACCTGCTCTCGGCGCTCGCTGCCGTCATCTACCTCGTGGCCACGGTCGCGCTCGCGCGCGACGACCGCACCTCCCTGCGGGTGGCCAAGGCGGCGATCTCGGTCGAGCTGGTCGGGGTCCTGCTGGTCGGCCTGCTGTCCTACCTCGCGCCCGCGGACTTCCCCGACAAGACCGTGTGGTCGCACTTCGGCTCGGGCTACGGCTACGTGCCGCTCGTGCTCCCCGTCCTCGGCCTGCTCTGGTTGCGGCGGACGCGCCGGAGCTGACCTCGCTCGCGGTACGCGTGACCCCCGCGACGGGCCGCGGCACGAGAGGATGGGTGGGTGAGCGGATACGACCCCTTGGCATCGCACCGCACCGGCGACGGGCCGAGGTTCGACGTGCTCCTCGCGGGCACGGTCTTCCTCGACATCATCTTCACCGGGCTCGCCGCACTGCCCGTGGGGGGGACCGAGGTGTGGGCCGACGGGATGGGCTCCTGCCCGGGAGGCATCGCCAACCTCGCGATCGCTTCCAGCCGGCTCGGGTTGCGCACGTCCCTGGCGGCCACCTTCGGTGACGACGACTACGCCGACTTCTGCTGGCGGACCCTCTCGGAGCAGGAGGGGGTCGACCTCTCCCGCTCGCAGCGGATCGCCGACTGGCACTCGCCGGTGACGGTCTCGATGAGCATCGACCGCGACCGCGGGATGGTCACCCACGGTCACGCACCCCCGATGTCGTCCACCCAGCTGATCGGCCGCCCGCCCCTGACCCGCAGCGTGCTCGTCGACCTCGCCGAGGCCTTCGGCGACGGGTCCGACGACGACGGCCCCTCGTGGGTCGAGATGGCCGCGGACGACGGTGCGCTCGTCTTCGGGGACATCGGCTGGGACGCCACGGGGTCCTGGTCGCCCCGAGTGCTCGACCGGCTCGCCCACTGCCACGCCTTCCTGCCCAACGCCGTCGAGGCGATGGCCTACACCCGGGCCGACACGCCGCACGACGCGCTCTACGACCTCGCCGACCGCGTGCCGCTCGCTGTGGTCACCCTCGGCCCCGGTGGAGCCATCGCGATCGACGGCACCACGGGGGAGGAGGCGTCGGTGCCGGCGCTGCGGGTGCCGGCCCTCGACCCCACCGGCGCCGGTGACGTGTTCGCCGCATCGCTCGTGCTCGGCACCCTGAGCGGCTGGGCCCTGACCGAACGGCTGGCCTTCGCGACCCTGTGCTCGTCGCTCGCCGTGCAGCAGTTCGGTGGTTCGCTCGCGGCACCCGGCTGGGGCGACATCGCCGACTGGTGGCACGGCATCCGGGACGAGCCCGCGACGACGTCGTATGCCGCGGCCGTCCGTCGCCGCTTCGCCTTCCTCGACGGGATCCTGCCCGACGACGCGACCCTCGCGACCGGAGCCGCGGTCCGGCGCGCCGCGGCGACCATCGCGCGTCAGGCCGACGTCGGCGGGCCCTGAGGTATCAGGCGCGTGGGCCGAGGCCTCCTGTCGGGTGACCCCGAGCCAGAGGTGCCCCGTGAACGTCGTCAACCGTCTCGCCAGCGCCACCAGCGCGCCCACCATCCCCCTGCTCAGGGCCCCGGAGTCGTGGCCACCGTGGGTCATCGGTGCCAGCGCGATGGTTGCGCTCGCCCTGCTCGACCTCGTGGGCGCCGTCGCCGCCAAGGAGTGGTCGCGCAGCGGTGACACCAGGCCGCTCCTGACTGGAGTCGTCGCGTTCCTCACCCTCTTTTGGGTCTACGCGTCGGCCCTGCAGTACGCCGAGCTCGCGCTGGTCACCCTCGGCTGGATCGTCGCGCTGCAGGTGGCCCTGCTCGTCGTCGACCACGTGAGGTACGGCGTGCGCCTCCCGACCGGGTCGTGGGTGGCGGTGGCCGTCATCCTCGCGGCTCAGGCCTACCTGCTCCTCGCGCCCAGCTCCACCCCACCCCCTGCCTGACCCCCCTGACCCCCCCTGACCCTCGTCGACTCGACGCAGCGTCGAGTCGACGGGGAGGGGTCAGTGACCGGACTCGGTGTAGCCGCGGCCACCCTCGAGGGCGGCCGCCACGCGGCGGGCGGTGAAGTCGGTGGCGCGCTCGCGCACCTGCTGCGGGTCGAGGAACTGCGCGTCGCGGATCTCGCGCTCCTGCTTGACGATCCGTGTCACCACGTCGCCCGGCTGAACCCCGCCGTCGAAGACGAGGCACAGGGCGTCGTCCCAGCCGCCCCACGGGGGCAGCCAGTCGGTGAGCAGGAGGTCGCCGGCCTCGATCGTCAGGCCGAGCTCCTCCTCGAGCTCACGAGAGACCGCCAGCCGGGGTGACTCGCCCACCTCGACGACCCCACCCGGCAGGTCCCAGTCGCGCTTGTAGGTCAGCTGGCACATCAGCACGCGCCCGGCCTCGTCACGCACGAGCATCTGGGCGATGCCCCGCTTGCGCGGCAGGAAGGAGTTCAGCAGGGTGCGGAAGCTCGTCGGGTCGCTGAGCGGCACGTCGGTGGCAAGGCGACCGAGCAGCACCTGCTCGGTGCTCGCCGGGTCGACCCCCGTGCCCCGGGGCACCCGTTCGACGCCCTCGCGCATCAGCCCCGACCGGGTCGCCACCCGCAGGGCGGGCGCGTTGCCGGTGCCGACCCTGGCCCTGACCCTCACCAGGCCGAGCCCGCCCTGGCCTTCGTGCGTCAGCGCCCAGTCGACGAGCAGGCGCACGGCCCGGCTGCCGAAGCCGCGCCCACGGTGCGGCTCGGTGAGCTCCCACGAGAGGTCGCCGACGCCGGGGTCGGTGGTGCGGACGCCCACCACGCCCGCGGCCTGACCGGGCTGGGAGTCGTCGTTGCTGCCCACGACGACGACGAAGGAGACCATCGCCGGGTCCTCGTCATCGCGCTCTCGCAGCACGACGGCGCCGTCCGTGAGCTCGCGCCGGGGGCCGGTGGCTGGTCGCACCACCTCACTCTAGCTGCGGGTCAGCGCGGCTCGAGGAGCAGCACCGGGATGGTGCGCGACGTCTTCTGCTGGTACTCCGCGTAGGGGGCGAACGCCGCGACCGCGCGCTCCCACCACTGCTCGCGCTCGGCACCCTCGAGCTCGCGCGCGCGCACGTCGTGCTTCACCGTGCCGTCCTGCACGACGATGTCCGGGTCGGCCTTGAGGTTGAGATACCACTGCGGGTCGCTGGGGGCGCCGCCTTTGCTCGCGACGGCGAGGTAGACCCCGTCGTGCTCCACCCGCATCAGCGGCACCTTGCGGATCTTGCCGCTCTTGGCCCCCCGCATCGTCAGGACCATCACCGGCAGCCCGTTGAGGTCGACGGCGTTGGTGTCGCCGGCCGCCTCGATGGCTGCCACCTGCTGTCGGACCCACTCGGCGGGGCTGGGCGCGTAGTCGTCCTCGGCTGAGCCCGCGGGGCTGTCGGAAGAAGAGATCGTCATGGTCTCCATGACATCACGCCCCCTGCCAGATGGCACGTGCTGGTCTGATCTGCCCTGTGGACAACCGGATTCGGGCCTCGTGAGCGGGCCAGGCTGGTGGCATGACCTTCCACGACCTGCCCACCGACTGGGAGCTGCGCTCCCTCGACGACCCCGCCCTCGCCGCTGACGTGCTCGACCTGATCGTCAGCGACGCCGACCGACGCCGGGGTGGGATCGCGGTCCTCTTCACTCAGGATGGGCGTCTCGCCCAGCCGCTCTTCCTCGAGCTCGGCCATCCGGCGACACCGGTCGATCGCGGGATGGGCATGACGAGGCTCGCGTCGATCGCCGCCGGGCTCGCCCCCGACATCGGCA
Proteins encoded in this region:
- a CDS encoding NUDIX hydrolase, yielding MRPATGPRRELTDGAVVLRERDDEDPAMVSFVVVVGSNDDSQPGQAAGVVGVRTTDPGVGDLSWELTEPHRGRGFGSRAVRLLVDWALTHEGQGGLGLVRVRARVGTGNAPALRVATRSGLMREGVERVPRGTGVDPASTEQVLLGRLATDVPLSDPTSFRTLLNSFLPRKRGIAQMLVRDEAGRVLMCQLTYKRDWDLPGGVVEVGESPRLAVSRELEEELGLTIEAGDLLLTDWLPPWGGWDDALCLVFDGGVQPGDVVTRIVKQEREIRDAQFLDPQQVRERATDFTARRVAAALEGGRGYTESGH
- a CDS encoding PfkB family carbohydrate kinase — translated: MSGYDPLASHRTGDGPRFDVLLAGTVFLDIIFTGLAALPVGGTEVWADGMGSCPGGIANLAIASSRLGLRTSLAATFGDDDYADFCWRTLSEQEGVDLSRSQRIADWHSPVTVSMSIDRDRGMVTHGHAPPMSSTQLIGRPPLTRSVLVDLAEAFGDGSDDDGPSWVEMAADDGALVFGDIGWDATGSWSPRVLDRLAHCHAFLPNAVEAMAYTRADTPHDALYDLADRVPLAVVTLGPGGAIAIDGTTGEEASVPALRVPALDPTGAGDVFAASLVLGTLSGWALTERLAFATLCSSLAVQQFGGSLAAPGWGDIADWWHGIRDEPATTSYAAAVRRRFAFLDGILPDDATLATGAAVRRAAATIARQADVGGP
- a CDS encoding nitroreductase family deazaflavin-dependent oxidoreductase; its protein translation is METMTISSSDSPAGSAEDDYAPSPAEWVRQQVAAIEAAGDTNAVDLNGLPVMVLTMRGAKSGKIRKVPLMRVEHDGVYLAVASKGGAPSDPQWYLNLKADPDIVVQDGTVKHDVRARELEGAEREQWWERAVAAFAPYAEYQQKTSRTIPVLLLEPR
- the recD gene encoding exodeoxyribonuclease V subunit alpha, which gives rise to MSAPASGPATAGDPFDRRLARRATGLLRAANEAGVLEASDVHVAARLGEVTGERLEAVLLAVALAVRAVRQGSVCVDLGSVDLPVADQAPDADSGTDTTRPGSTSSSRGGGPVWPDREGWTDLVASSVVVAAGAVRVDAGLVYLERYWREEVQVDDDLSRRRALPSPTVDAARLGAALDAHFPVAVSPHEPSGSPMATDPAQPGAPDYREQRAAAELAARHGTTVITGGPGTGKTTTVARLLGTLLDLDGPPAGSPVGPVDGPLGATRPGRAPRVALAAPTGKAAARMTQALRDAVARPDFPATHRAVLDGLSATTLHRLLGWRPGSHTRFRHHGGNPLPHDVVVVDETSMVSLTLMARLLEALRPQARLVLVGDADQLASVDAGAVLHDLVEGLDALTSLGGEPTVARLGRSHRYGDAIGDLAQAIRHGDVEATLEALAASPAARLVEPGAADAEVLAGARQLARAGRAGDPVAALVALERHRLLTAHRVGEYGVAHWNRRVERWLREEGLAGPLGAERTAGEPFLVTANDYGLGLFNGDTGVVVRGEDGLLVARVADGTPQGRAMAVSRLAEVETAYAMTVHRSQGSQFDAVTVILPPADSPLLTRELLYTAVTRAQSRVTVVGTPEEVRAAVERPAQRASGLARRLAGGSRLSGRESG